The following proteins are co-located in the Echinicola sp. 20G genome:
- the xylA gene encoding xylose isomerase produces MSKTYFPGIEKIKFEGRDSKNPFAFKFYDETKVVAGKTMKEHFKFAIAYWHSFNATGGDPFGPGTKTFEWDKSEDAVQRAKDKMDAAFEFITKIGAPYYCFHDVDLIDEGATIEEYEERMKIITAYAKEKQAETGVKLLWGTANVFSNPRYMNGASTNPDFNVVSWAATQVKNSIDATIALGGENYVFWGGREGYMSLLNTDMKRETEHLAQFLTMARDYGRKQGFKGNFLIEPKPMEPTKHQYDYDAATVIGFLRHYGLEKDFKLNLEVNHATLAGHTFQHELQVAADAGLLGSIDANRGDYQNGWDTDQFALNLQELTESLLVILEAGGLQGGGVNFDAKLRRNSTDLEDLFHAHIGSMDAFARALVIANDILENSPYKKWRKDRYASFDSGKGKEFETGKLTLEDLRSHAVETGEPASSSGKQEMYENILNQYI; encoded by the coding sequence ATGTCAAAGACCTATTTTCCAGGAATAGAAAAAATCAAATTTGAAGGTAGAGATTCAAAGAATCCATTTGCCTTTAAGTTTTATGATGAGACCAAAGTCGTGGCCGGAAAGACCATGAAGGAACATTTTAAGTTTGCCATTGCCTATTGGCATTCTTTCAATGCTACTGGTGGAGACCCTTTTGGACCAGGTACCAAGACCTTTGAATGGGATAAATCAGAAGATGCTGTTCAACGTGCCAAGGACAAGATGGATGCAGCTTTTGAGTTCATTACCAAGATAGGGGCTCCATATTATTGTTTCCATGATGTGGATTTGATCGATGAGGGAGCCACTATTGAAGAGTATGAGGAGCGAATGAAAATTATCACTGCCTATGCTAAGGAGAAGCAAGCAGAAACTGGTGTGAAGCTTCTTTGGGGTACAGCCAACGTTTTCAGCAACCCTCGCTATATGAATGGCGCTTCCACTAACCCTGATTTTAATGTAGTGTCATGGGCTGCTACTCAGGTCAAAAACTCTATTGATGCTACTATTGCCTTAGGCGGTGAAAATTATGTGTTCTGGGGCGGTAGGGAAGGTTATATGTCCTTGCTCAATACCGATATGAAAAGGGAGACGGAACACCTGGCCCAGTTTTTAACTATGGCTCGGGATTATGGTCGCAAGCAAGGCTTTAAAGGCAACTTCCTGATAGAGCCTAAGCCAATGGAGCCCACCAAGCACCAATATGATTATGATGCAGCGACCGTTATTGGTTTTTTGAGACATTATGGTTTGGAGAAGGACTTTAAGTTGAATTTGGAAGTTAACCATGCCACATTGGCGGGGCATACTTTCCAGCATGAACTTCAAGTAGCCGCTGATGCAGGGCTATTGGGGAGTATTGATGCCAATAGGGGAGATTACCAAAATGGTTGGGATACGGATCAGTTTGCTTTGAACCTTCAGGAGTTGACCGAGTCGTTGCTAGTGATTTTGGAAGCAGGTGGTTTGCAAGGTGGTGGAGTGAACTTTGATGCAAAGCTAAGAAGGAACTCAACAGACCTAGAAGACCTTTTCCATGCGCATATTGGCAGCATGGATGCATTTGCCAGAGCTTTAGTGATTGCCAATGACATCTTGGAAAACTCACCATATAAGAAATGGAGAAAGGATCGTTATGCTTCTTTTGATTCGGGTAAAGGTAAAGAGTTTGAAACTGGTAAATTAACCTTGGAAGACCTTAGGTCACATGCTGTTGAAACCGGTGAGCCTGCTTCCTCCAGCGGTAAGCAAGAGATGTATGAAAATATCTTGAATCAATATATTTAA